The following proteins are encoded in a genomic region of Fibrobacter sp. UWH6:
- a CDS encoding sugar MFS transporter, giving the protein MTFLLVVIYVAFIGLGLPDTILGAAWPLMQTDLAAPLSAAGILSIIVSVGTIISSLITPTLMRRLGTGKLVAISICCTAVATAGYGLATAFWMMCVCAIPMGLGAGAIDVALNNFAAIYLESKHTNWLHASWGVGACLGPAILSASVFVGAGWRGAYELNAVLLGAIVVMMLGALPLWKRVEKPRPSSESGRGNGSENRGGKTSAPVENDISLRAALRVPGMKLSFLTFFFYSALEISTSLWCGTYLVARGFAPEIGALAVSLMFACVMIGRVASGFFAIKFTDMRLVHAGIAIVIVGCFTLILPLPLWFTPLCICLLGLGCAPVYPSLIHATPARFGENLSGRAISIQMAGSYVGSIIMPPTFGLIAAHFSVILWPVALAVFVSCLLICVCLLDYVTRKKLNNAFAAERIMDVLHQVSAMNAARNRIRRRRRKERRKARQIQQRKARKNQ; this is encoded by the coding sequence ATGACATTCCTGCTTGTGGTCATATATGTCGCCTTTATCGGCTTGGGTCTCCCGGATACGATTCTGGGGGCGGCATGGCCCTTGATGCAGACTGATCTGGCGGCCCCTCTTTCTGCGGCGGGAATCCTTTCGATTATCGTGAGTGTCGGGACGATAATTTCCAGCCTGATTACGCCTACGTTGATGCGCAGGCTTGGTACGGGCAAGCTGGTGGCGATTAGCATTTGCTGTACTGCAGTGGCTACGGCTGGATACGGCCTTGCGACCGCTTTCTGGATGATGTGCGTCTGTGCCATACCCATGGGCCTTGGCGCCGGAGCCATCGACGTTGCCCTCAATAACTTTGCGGCAATCTATTTGGAATCAAAGCACACCAACTGGCTGCACGCCAGCTGGGGCGTCGGGGCCTGCCTGGGGCCTGCAATCCTGTCGGCTTCCGTTTTTGTGGGGGCGGGGTGGCGAGGTGCCTATGAACTGAATGCAGTCTTGCTCGGAGCCATCGTGGTGATGATGCTGGGGGCTCTCCCGTTGTGGAAACGTGTCGAAAAACCGAGGCCAAGTAGCGAGAGTGGGCGAGGCAACGGTTCCGAAAATCGTGGTGGCAAGACCTCCGCTCCGGTGGAAAATGACATATCCTTGCGGGCGGCCCTTCGCGTACCTGGCATGAAGCTTTCCTTCTTAACGTTCTTCTTTTATTCGGCGCTTGAAATTTCCACTAGCCTTTGGTGTGGAACTTATTTGGTTGCCCGCGGCTTTGCTCCGGAGATTGGTGCTTTGGCGGTTTCTCTGATGTTTGCATGTGTTATGATAGGCCGCGTTGCAAGCGGATTCTTTGCCATCAAGTTTACGGATATGCGCCTGGTGCATGCGGGTATAGCCATTGTGATTGTTGGCTGTTTTACTTTGATCCTTCCGTTGCCGTTATGGTTCACGCCTCTTTGCATTTGTTTGCTTGGTTTGGGCTGTGCCCCTGTTTATCCATCCTTAATTCACGCGACTCCGGCCCGTTTTGGGGAAAATCTTTCGGGGCGAGCCATTAGTATACAAATGGCGGGCTCTTATGTGGGGTCCATTATAATGCCTCCTACTTTTGGATTGATTGCGGCTCATTTTTCTGTGATTCTCTGGCCTGTTGCATTGGCTGTGTTTGTGAGTTGTCTTCTGATTTGCGTTTGCCTGTTGGATTACGTTACCCGTAAGAAGTTGAATAATGCATTCGCTGCCGAACGCATCATGGACGTACTGCATCAGGTGTCTGCAATGAATGCCGCCCGTAACAGGATACGCCGCCGCCGTCGCAAGGAACGCCGAAAGGCTAGACAAATTCAGCAGCGTAAAGCCAGAAAAAATCAGTGA
- a CDS encoding TIGR02147 family protein, translated as MTNIVEYIDYRQFLLDFYKDLVKNRKEAVLNSESYKFFKSWKYSVIREVASTLKNPKPAEIAKLCYPEIPASEVSEALKLMCRYGLLLQDKTNK; from the coding sequence ATGACCAATATTGTTGAATATATTGATTATCGTCAATTTCTTCTTGACTTTTACAAGGATCTTGTAAAAAATCGCAAGGAAGCGGTTTTGAATAGTGAATCCTACAAGTTCTTTAAATCCTGGAAATATTCTGTTATCCGCGAAGTTGCCTCCACATTGAAAAATCCTAAACCGGCAGAAATTGCAAAGCTGTGTTATCCGGAAATTCCCGCAAGTGAGGTTAGCGAGGCTTTGAAATTGATGTGTAGATATGGGTTGTTATTGCAGGACAAAACGAACAAGTGA
- a CDS encoding aminopeptidase: MKDPRITKLAENLINNAIALKAGENILIETTDTPDELTTELIKAVSKAGGNAFVHNYNGRVRREMIKSASVEQMKLAADLAMEEMQKMQCYISIRAAENAMENCDIPGPQMRNYRIINQAVLDYRVNKTRWCVLRWPNPSMAQAAKMSTEAFEDFYFGACLADYPRMAKAAQNLVDLMNRTDKVRLVSKGTDLTFSIKGIPAVPCCGNMNIPDGEVYTAPVRNSVNGVIQYNTPSLYDGKQFGNVRLEFKDGAIVAASCETGDNNALVALFNTDEGARYVGEFAIGFNPYVNSAMCDILFDEKIAGSIHFTPGRCYEDAPNGNVSAIHWDLVLIMRPEYGGGEIWFDDVLIRKDGKFVIDELKCLNPEELA, encoded by the coding sequence ATGAAAGATCCTCGCATTACCAAGCTTGCTGAAAATTTGATTAATAACGCCATTGCTCTTAAGGCTGGCGAAAACATTCTCATCGAAACCACCGACACTCCCGATGAACTGACGACGGAGTTGATCAAGGCTGTTTCCAAGGCTGGTGGCAATGCCTTTGTGCATAACTACAATGGCCGTGTCCGTCGCGAAATGATCAAGTCCGCTTCTGTGGAGCAGATGAAGCTGGCTGCGGATCTGGCCATGGAAGAAATGCAGAAGATGCAGTGCTACATTTCTATCCGTGCTGCAGAAAACGCCATGGAAAACTGCGACATTCCTGGCCCGCAGATGAGGAACTATCGAATCATCAACCAGGCTGTTCTGGACTATCGTGTGAACAAGACCCGCTGGTGCGTACTTCGTTGGCCCAACCCCTCTATGGCACAGGCCGCCAAGATGAGCACCGAAGCTTTCGAGGACTTCTACTTTGGAGCTTGCCTGGCCGATTACCCCCGCATGGCCAAGGCCGCCCAGAATCTGGTGGACCTGATGAACCGTACCGACAAGGTGCGCCTGGTTTCCAAGGGAACGGATTTGACCTTCAGCATCAAGGGAATTCCTGCCGTTCCTTGCTGCGGCAACATGAACATCCCCGATGGCGAAGTCTATACCGCCCCGGTCCGCAACAGCGTCAATGGCGTAATCCAGTACAATACTCCGTCCCTCTATGACGGCAAGCAGTTCGGCAATGTGCGCCTGGAATTCAAGGACGGTGCCATTGTGGCAGCTTCTTGCGAAACCGGCGATAACAATGCTCTGGTGGCCCTGTTCAATACCGATGAAGGCGCCCGCTATGTGGGTGAATTTGCCATCGGCTTTAACCCCTACGTGAACAGCGCCATGTGCGATATTCTCTTTGACGAAAAGATTGCTGGCTCCATTCACTTTACCCCGGGCCGTTGCTACGAAGACGCTCCCAACGGTAACGTTTCTGCCATCCACTGGGACCTGGTCCTTATCATGCGCCCGGAATACGGCGGTGGCGAAATCTGGTTCGACGACGTTCTGATCCGCAAGGACGGCAAGTTCGTCATCGACGAACTGAAATGCCTGAATCCAGAAGAACTCGCTTAA
- a CDS encoding single-stranded DNA-binding protein has translation MAYLNKVMLIGNIGKDPVISAGPTGRKRVSFSLATSRRYRDNNGEQKEQTDWHNIVGWGKVAETMEQLGVHKGMTLYVEGSLTNRSWTDQTSGQKRYATEVSLDTFQLLTPRNQNGGNFGGGSFNQGSSFNQGNSFNQQSSAPAYDAPMAEGADEDLPF, from the coding sequence ATGGCTTATCTCAATAAAGTGATGCTCATCGGTAACATCGGCAAGGATCCCGTCATTAGCGCAGGTCCCACTGGCCGTAAGCGCGTGTCTTTCTCCCTGGCAACTTCCCGCCGCTACCGTGACAACAACGGCGAACAGAAGGAACAGACCGACTGGCACAACATCGTCGGCTGGGGCAAGGTTGCCGAAACCATGGAACAGCTGGGCGTCCACAAGGGCATGACCCTCTATGTCGAAGGTTCTCTCACCAACCGCAGCTGGACCGACCAGACTTCCGGCCAGAAGCGCTACGCCACCGAAGTCAGCCTGGATACCTTCCAGCTTCTGACTCCCCGCAACCAGAACGGCGGCAATTTCGGCGGCGGCTCCTTCAACCAGGGCAGTAGTTTCAATCAGGGTAACAGTTTCAACCAGCAGAGTTCCGCTCCCGCCTACGACGCTCCCATGGCCGAAGGCGCAGACGAAGACCTGCCGTTCTAA
- the alr gene encoding alanine racemase — protein MKLLQNSPDLNRIARPNWIEINLDALCNNIQFIRSQIPANTKILLPVKADSYGHGSLACSFAAKFGGADYLGVAHISEGMVLRQYGMDLPILVLGPCTPADFAYFVEFQLTAVITDIRTAMAFDQFLRENDCTCKAHLKIDTGMNRYGFDAEDFNNVRAALSLKNLKFEGMFTHLATADMPGNPKTEIQIQRFARLVDVLEAEGLRPEICHCSSSAGTLTHPESHFDMVRPGLALYGYNPMGAAPSPWPIKPVMKIKSTIRHIHDVKPGETVSYGGYWMAQQPTRIATIAIGYGDGYLRGEYNKGFVFIRGQLCPILGRVCMDATMVDVSHIPDVQVGETVDVVNGELDFRISMESVADDHHTIPYELTSRVARRLYRKYYWKNRLVRWDYLRQEFGVKEFKEYPLR, from the coding sequence ATGAAGCTTTTACAGAATTCTCCCGATCTTAATAGAATCGCGCGCCCCAATTGGATTGAAATCAACCTCGACGCCCTTTGTAACAATATTCAGTTTATCCGTAGCCAGATTCCTGCCAACACCAAGATTCTCCTGCCCGTCAAGGCAGACTCCTACGGTCACGGCAGCCTGGCCTGTTCCTTTGCCGCCAAGTTCGGCGGAGCAGACTACCTCGGCGTAGCCCACATCAGCGAAGGTATGGTCCTGCGCCAGTACGGCATGGACTTGCCCATCCTGGTTCTTGGCCCCTGCACCCCCGCAGACTTCGCCTACTTCGTAGAATTCCAGCTGACCGCCGTCATTACGGACATCCGTACCGCCATGGCCTTCGACCAGTTCCTCCGCGAAAACGATTGCACCTGCAAGGCCCACCTGAAAATTGACACCGGCATGAACCGCTACGGTTTCGACGCCGAAGACTTCAACAACGTACGTGCCGCCCTCAGCCTCAAGAACCTCAAGTTCGAAGGCATGTTCACTCATCTGGCCACCGCCGACATGCCGGGCAACCCCAAGACCGAAATCCAGATCCAGAGATTTGCCCGCTTGGTAGATGTGCTGGAAGCCGAAGGCCTCCGTCCCGAAATTTGTCACTGCTCCAGTTCTGCAGGCACACTGACCCATCCCGAAAGTCATTTCGACATGGTCCGTCCCGGCCTCGCCCTGTACGGTTACAATCCCATGGGAGCCGCCCCTTCCCCCTGGCCCATCAAGCCTGTCATGAAGATCAAGTCTACTATCCGTCACATTCACGATGTGAAGCCCGGCGAAACCGTAAGCTACGGCGGATACTGGATGGCACAGCAGCCCACCCGCATCGCCACCATCGCCATCGGTTACGGCGACGGCTACCTTCGCGGTGAATACAACAAGGGATTCGTCTTTATCCGCGGACAGCTCTGCCCCATCCTGGGTCGAGTCTGCATGGATGCCACCATGGTGGACGTGAGCCACATTCCCGACGTGCAAGTCGGTGAAACCGTAGACGTGGTGAACGGCGAACTGGATTTCCGCATTTCCATGGAAAGTGTGGCCGACGACCATCACACCATTCCCTACGAACTGACAAGCCGCGTGGCTCGCCGTCTGTACCGCAAGTACTACTGGAAGAACCGCCTGGTCCGCTGGGACTACCTGCGTCAGGAATTCGGCGTAAAGGAATTCAAGGAATACCCGTTGAGATAG
- a CDS encoding exo-beta-N-acetylmuramidase NamZ domain-containing protein: MVTLALSNFEKSFPAALRGKRLGAVLHPASVCADLSYTLDLLKSYDGKLFKLSALFGPQHGIKGHTQDNMIEWEGYTDPELGIPVYSLYGEHREPTAEMLSHVDALLVDLQDVGARYYTFIWTLYLCMKACEKLGIPVVVVDRPNPINCVDEEGPVLDLNYTSFVGLHSIRTRHAKTIGELAEQFKAECFPKCELYVMHMEGYDKKMWYDQTGLPWILPSPNMPTLDTAIVYPGMCLFEATNVSEGRGTTRPFEIFGAPFIDAVKLCKYMNGLKLPGVYFRENYFQPTFHKGAGQICGGAQIHVLDRDKFRSFDMAIKLLQYIFNEYPKDFAWKQPPYEYEFHKLPIDILLGNGTFRKEFIESSI; this comes from the coding sequence ATGGTTACTCTCGCTCTTTCCAATTTCGAAAAGTCTTTCCCTGCCGCCCTCCGTGGCAAGCGCCTTGGCGCCGTTCTCCATCCGGCTTCTGTCTGTGCAGACCTGAGCTATACTCTTGATCTTCTGAAGTCCTATGATGGCAAACTGTTTAAGTTGTCTGCATTGTTCGGCCCCCAGCATGGTATCAAGGGCCACACCCAGGACAACATGATTGAATGGGAAGGCTACACCGACCCGGAACTTGGAATTCCTGTTTACAGCCTTTATGGCGAACACCGCGAACCTACCGCCGAAATGCTTTCTCACGTGGACGCCCTCCTGGTAGACTTGCAGGATGTGGGTGCCCGCTATTACACCTTCATCTGGACTCTTTACCTGTGCATGAAGGCTTGCGAAAAGCTGGGTATTCCCGTTGTGGTCGTGGATCGCCCGAACCCCATTAATTGTGTGGACGAAGAAGGTCCGGTTCTGGATTTGAATTACACAAGTTTTGTGGGCCTCCACAGCATCCGTACCCGCCACGCCAAGACTATCGGCGAATTGGCTGAACAGTTCAAGGCTGAATGTTTCCCCAAGTGCGAACTTTACGTGATGCACATGGAAGGTTACGATAAGAAGATGTGGTACGACCAGACTGGTCTCCCGTGGATTCTTCCCAGCCCCAACATGCCGACCCTGGATACCGCAATCGTCTATCCGGGTATGTGCCTCTTTGAAGCCACCAACGTCAGCGAAGGCCGCGGAACTACTCGCCCCTTCGAAATCTTTGGCGCGCCCTTCATCGATGCCGTTAAACTTTGCAAGTACATGAACGGTCTGAAGCTGCCTGGTGTGTACTTCCGCGAAAACTACTTCCAGCCTACCTTCCACAAGGGCGCTGGCCAGATTTGCGGTGGTGCCCAGATTCACGTTCTGGATCGCGACAAGTTCCGCAGTTTCGACATGGCAATTAAACTTCTGCAGTACATCTTCAACGAATATCCCAAGGATTTCGCCTGGAAGCAGCCGCCTTACGAATACGAATTCCACAAGCTGCCCATCGACATCTTGCTGGGCAATGGAACCTTCCGTAAGGAATTTATCGAGTCTTCTATCTAA
- a CDS encoding aspartate-semialdehyde dehydrogenase: protein MIRNVAIMGATGAVGQELLSILEQRNFPLQNLKLLASERSVGKEFTFKGEKLKVELTCADAFKGVDLVLSSAGAAVSKEFAPIAVENGAVVVDNTSYFRMMDNVPLVVPEVNACDIPLHKAENGGCGIIANPNCTTIMMVVVLNPIEKISHIKKIRVSSYQSASGAGAVAMEELQQQYKDIIETGSTTHIKKFPFQLAYNVIPQIDKMTENDYTKEEMKMFNETRKIMHSDVRTSATCVRVSSLRSHSESVWFETEKPVSVEEIRAALKNAPGVFLKDDPQNYVYPMPLESAGHDDVYVGRIRKDLADDCGNTLWLTGDQIRKGAALNAVQIAELL, encoded by the coding sequence ATGATTCGTAACGTAGCTATTATGGGCGCCACCGGTGCCGTTGGCCAGGAACTGCTTTCCATCTTGGAACAGCGCAACTTCCCTCTCCAGAACCTCAAGCTTCTCGCTTCCGAACGTAGCGTCGGTAAGGAATTCACCTTCAAGGGTGAAAAGCTGAAGGTCGAACTGACCTGCGCCGATGCATTCAAGGGTGTCGACCTGGTTCTCTCTTCCGCAGGCGCTGCAGTTTCTAAGGAATTTGCACCCATTGCTGTAGAAAATGGCGCAGTCGTCGTCGACAACACCAGCTACTTCCGTATGATGGACAACGTTCCTCTGGTCGTTCCCGAAGTGAACGCTTGCGACATTCCGCTGCACAAGGCCGAAAACGGTGGCTGCGGCATTATCGCAAACCCCAACTGCACCACCATCATGATGGTTGTGGTTCTGAACCCCATCGAAAAGATTTCCCACATCAAGAAGATCCGCGTTTCCTCTTACCAGAGCGCAAGCGGTGCAGGTGCAGTTGCTATGGAAGAACTCCAGCAGCAGTACAAGGACATCATTGAAACCGGTTCTACCACCCACATCAAGAAGTTCCCCTTCCAGCTGGCTTACAACGTCATTCCGCAGATCGACAAGATGACCGAAAATGACTACACCAAGGAAGAAATGAAGATGTTCAACGAAACCCGTAAGATCATGCACTCCGATGTTCGCACCAGTGCAACTTGCGTACGCGTTAGCTCTCTCCGTTCTCATTCCGAATCCGTGTGGTTCGAAACCGAAAAGCCGGTTTCCGTCGAAGAAATCCGCGCAGCCCTCAAGAACGCTCCGGGCGTATTCCTGAAGGACGATCCGCAGAACTACGTCTACCCCATGCCGCTGGAAAGCGCTGGTCACGACGACGTTTATGTCGGCCGTATCCGTAAGGATCTCGCTGACGATTGCGGCAACACTCTGTGGCTCACCGGCGACCAGATCCGTAAGGGTGCTGCACTGAACGCTGTCCAGATTGCAGAACTCCTGTAA
- a CDS encoding GGDEF domain-containing protein, whose protein sequence is MFQERLDEFLRKQDTLENVFFWVTLGLVGLASFMSAVSSVVEKLPGSTVTFCFFCFLCVVLLGVLAKITQKISFCYVALCLLMCGIILPLQFFMYGALNSSIIIYFFGSVFLCALHEKRATRYMLIAFAIVSGEASFVVSWLHPEWVTNIDAETTFIDYCATYLVLSICLGATTSYLLKLYALNQKDKDELLEKLRYLAEKDPLTDLYNRRHFIDYLSKTVWHDRKDGYYVFMYDIDNFKEINDTYGHPFGDMVLRGVATIGRSVEDASKGECAVRYGGEEFIQLIRASSMEMAFAKAEYIRTQVRGIAYADKPEMVISISGGLVCCGDEAFESQNKILSGVDALLYKAKANGKNQICKE, encoded by the coding sequence ATGTTTCAGGAACGTCTGGACGAATTCCTGCGTAAGCAGGATACATTGGAAAATGTCTTCTTTTGGGTGACTTTAGGCCTTGTAGGCCTGGCATCGTTCATGTCTGCAGTTTCCTCTGTTGTTGAAAAGCTGCCGGGATCGACAGTTACTTTTTGCTTTTTCTGCTTCTTGTGTGTTGTCCTCCTGGGGGTTCTCGCCAAGATAACTCAGAAAATCTCGTTTTGCTATGTGGCGCTGTGCCTTTTGATGTGCGGCATTATCCTGCCTCTTCAGTTTTTCATGTATGGCGCTCTGAACAGCAGTATCATCATCTATTTCTTTGGCTCGGTGTTCCTCTGTGCGCTTCACGAAAAGAGGGCGACCCGTTATATGTTGATCGCCTTTGCCATTGTGTCGGGCGAAGCTTCTTTTGTGGTGTCCTGGCTGCATCCGGAGTGGGTGACCAACATCGATGCCGAAACCACGTTTATCGATTATTGCGCCACTTATCTGGTGCTGTCCATTTGCCTTGGTGCGACGACTTCGTATTTGCTGAAACTTTATGCCTTGAACCAGAAAGACAAGGACGAACTTCTGGAGAAACTGCGGTATCTGGCCGAAAAGGATCCGCTGACCGATTTGTACAACCGTCGCCATTTTATTGACTACCTGTCGAAAACGGTATGGCATGATCGCAAGGATGGCTATTACGTGTTCATGTACGACATCGATAACTTCAAGGAGATTAACGATACTTACGGCCATCCTTTTGGTGATATGGTGTTGCGCGGTGTTGCGACTATTGGGCGCAGCGTCGAGGATGCCAGCAAGGGGGAATGCGCTGTTCGTTATGGTGGCGAGGAGTTTATCCAGCTGATCCGCGCCAGTTCCATGGAAATGGCCTTTGCCAAGGCGGAATATATCCGCACCCAGGTCCGTGGAATTGCCTATGCCGACAAGCCCGAGATGGTGATATCCATCAGCGGCGGTTTGGTCTGTTGCGGCGATGAAGCCTTTGAAAGTCAGAATAAGATTTTGAGTGGGGTAGACGCCTTGTTGTACAAGGCTAAAGCTAACGGAAAAAATCAGATCTGCAAGGAATAA
- a CDS encoding AgmX/PglI C-terminal domain-containing protein: protein MKNVNEKKKVKLDPLVAALMPDSDKKMGAIASGSLLVALALCFWAAAFEQLVPEVAFVDSVNENIRATMQILDRKEEKKEERPKRNMEQVNRRRAGGGGPRRGTGRPNAVQERSVLKMLTAQTHSASAGAYDLMTQKFAKDIDKVLKHSSGLQLSGKHRIGERAGKVDGGFNQGYAAGGSGGVGDALSSLIGGSAGALSTRARGPMKIPSPTDIEWGSDHSVRSSSDVMKVIRTRTPGLRHIYNKYLKKKPGFQGKVTLRFTIAPGGEVISNAIVGSTTGYAEFDSEIRNAVSRWTFSKIKAGNTTVTIPFTFSE, encoded by the coding sequence ATGAAAAACGTAAACGAAAAGAAGAAAGTAAAATTGGATCCGCTGGTAGCTGCGCTGATGCCGGATTCCGACAAGAAGATGGGTGCCATTGCAAGTGGTTCTCTTCTGGTGGCGCTTGCCCTTTGCTTTTGGGCGGCGGCATTCGAACAGCTTGTTCCCGAAGTGGCCTTTGTGGATTCGGTGAACGAGAACATCAGGGCTACCATGCAGATCCTAGACCGAAAAGAAGAAAAGAAGGAGGAACGTCCCAAAAGAAATATGGAACAGGTCAATCGCAGGAGAGCGGGTGGCGGCGGCCCCCGTCGTGGTACGGGTAGACCTAATGCGGTCCAGGAACGTAGTGTTCTAAAAATGCTAACGGCGCAGACCCATAGCGCAAGCGCCGGGGCCTACGATCTGATGACGCAGAAGTTCGCCAAGGATATCGACAAGGTGCTTAAGCACAGCAGCGGCCTTCAGCTCTCCGGAAAACATCGAATCGGTGAACGTGCCGGTAAGGTGGATGGGGGCTTTAATCAGGGCTATGCTGCTGGCGGTAGCGGTGGCGTGGGAGATGCTCTCAGCAGTCTTATTGGAGGCTCTGCCGGAGCGCTTTCCACAAGGGCTAGGGGGCCTATGAAAATTCCGTCGCCTACGGATATTGAGTGGGGTTCCGATCATTCGGTCCGTTCGTCTTCTGATGTGATGAAGGTGATTAGGACTCGAACGCCTGGGCTTCGCCATATCTACAACAAGTACCTCAAGAAAAAACCGGGATTCCAGGGCAAGGTGACTTTGCGGTTTACCATTGCTCCGGGCGGTGAAGTCATTAGCAACGCCATTGTCGGGTCGACAACCGGCTACGCGGAATTCGATAGTGAAATCAGGAATGCCGTGAGCCGTTGGACCTTCAGTAAGATTAAGGCGGGCAATACCACCGTGACAATCCCCTTCACGTTCTCTGAATAG
- a CDS encoding methylated-DNA--[protein]-cysteine S-methyltransferase, giving the protein MDFSDEKYTTIRHRNLWGEWTFVFEKSKLCSLRYNSDNAKPSQVQACTYAVADIEANLSPVVSRAYRKAVQQLNEFLAGKRKEFSIPYKLYGTEFQTKVWNALKEIPYGESRTYKEIAEIVGSPKAMRAVGQALHQNPIPLILPCHRVIGKGGALVGFGLGLDMKRRLLVIEGAIPQEMLLE; this is encoded by the coding sequence ATGGACTTTTCAGACGAAAAATACACAACCATACGCCACCGAAACTTATGGGGCGAATGGACTTTTGTATTCGAGAAGTCTAAACTTTGCAGCCTGCGCTACAATTCTGACAACGCAAAGCCAAGCCAGGTTCAGGCCTGCACTTACGCCGTTGCAGACATCGAAGCGAACCTGTCGCCAGTGGTGAGCAGAGCCTATCGCAAGGCGGTTCAGCAGCTCAACGAATTCTTGGCGGGTAAGCGGAAAGAGTTCAGCATACCATATAAATTATACGGCACGGAATTTCAGACAAAAGTCTGGAACGCCCTCAAGGAAATCCCCTACGGTGAATCCCGCACCTACAAGGAAATCGCAGAAATCGTGGGGAGTCCAAAGGCCATGCGAGCCGTCGGGCAGGCGCTGCACCAGAATCCGATTCCGCTGATCCTCCCCTGCCATCGCGTTATCGGGAAAGGCGGAGCCTTGGTAGGTTTCGGGCTGGGCCTAGATATGAAAAGACGCCTCCTGGTAATAGAAGGCGCAATTCCACAGGAAATGCTGTTGGAGTAA